TACAACGTCGACAAGGGGTCCACCGTCGGCGTGGCCCTGCCGGTCTCGATCACCTTCAACAAGCCCATCCACGACAAGGCCGCCGTCGAGCGGAAGCTCAAGGTGACCTCGGCCCCGGCGGTCGAGGGCGCCTGGAGCTGGATGCAGGACCGGGACGGCAAGGACCGGATCGACTACCGGCCGAAGGAGTACTGGAAGCCGGGCACCGACGTCACCCTCCGCATGGACCTCGCCGGCGTGGACGCGGGCGGCGGCGTCTACGGCACGCAGCAGCGCGTCGTGAACTTCCGCGTCGGCGACGCGGTGACCAGCACCGTGGACGTCGTGAAGAAGACCATGACCGTCTCCAGGAACGGCAAGGCGCTGCGGACCCTCAAGGTCTCCACCGGCAAGGAGACCTTCGAGACCTGGAACGGCACCATGGTCGTCCTCGGCAAGGTCCCCTCGATCCGGATGAACTCCTCCACCGTCGGCATCTTCGGCCCCGAGGCGTACGACTTGGAGGACGTCAAGTGGGACGTCCAGCTCACCCCGTCGGGCACGTACGCGCACGCCGCGCCCTGGAACGAGGGCAAGTTCGGCCGCGTCAACGCCAGCCACGGCTGCATCGGGATGAGCACGGAGGACGCCAAGTGGTTCTTCGACCAGGTGCGCTTCGGTGACCCGGTCACCGTCGTGAACTCCACGGACACGGTCGCGGTGAACAACGGCTACGGCGCCTGGAACGTGGATTGGGAGACCTGGAAGAAGGGCAGCGCACTCTCCTGACCCCTCCGCCGCCAGTCCGACGAACACAGAGGAGCAAGCGACGTGAGATGGCTTGTCGCGGGCACGACCAGCGGTCTGCTGGCCCTGTTCAGCATGTACTGGGACGACTCACCGCACACCGACGAAGGCCGGGACACCTTCTGGAGCGCCCCGCACGTCCTGTTGTACGGCTCCCTGACCAGCACCCTCCTCTCCGCCGGCAGGGGGTGCGCGCGGCGGTCGCCGATCCACTGCTGCCCTGGGCCGCGGCGGCAGGTGCGGGGATCGGGATCGCGGCTCCGGCTGATGCCGCCTGGCACACGGCGTTCGGCCGCGACTCCTCTGGAGCCCGCCGCACCTGCTGGCCATCACGGCGACGTTCACGCTCTCGGTGGTCCTTCTACGGGCGATGGCGCGGGAAGGTGGAGGAACCGCGATCGTCCTCGGCTCGGCGCTCGTGCTGGCTGCCTCGCTCGCGCCGGTCATGGAGTACGAGTCGGATGTGCCGCAGTTCTCGGAGGTGTGGTTCCTGCCGGTCGCCGCCGGCGGGGTCACCCTCGCGGTCCTGCTGATCCGCCGGTTCGATCCGCACCCGTGGGCGGCGACTCGGGCCGCCCTGCTGGTGATGGGCGTACGGCCCCTCGTGGTTCCGGTCCTCGCGCTTCTGGGGTACTCGACGCCGATGGTGCCGCCGGTCCTGGGCGTGGCCGTGGCGGCAGACCTGGCCCGGCGCCGGTTCGCCTCGCCCTGGGCGCTCCCGGTCGTCGTGCCGCTCGTGTCGCACGCGATCGCGTTGCCCTTGCCGCCTCTCCTGCCGCACGTGACGGCAGTGCCGCTCGACCGCGCGATCCCGTCACTGCTTCTGTCGCTGGCGGGGTCCGCGCTGGCCGTTCTCGCGGCGGAAGGGCCGCCTCGGGGCCAAGGACAGGGAGCTCGGGTGGCGGCGATCGCCGTTGTCGCCACCGTCGCCACGCTTCAGTCTCTCCTCTCGCCAGGTCGGGCGTTGGCCCACGATCCCGGCCAGGGAGATGTGGTGGGCGAGGTGCGCTGGGACGTCTCGGTACGCGGCTCCGTCGTCGAGGTCCAGGTCGAGGCGACCGGACGGGAAGCTCTCCACACCCCCTCCCTCGTCGCCCGGCGCGCGGGCCGCGAGGTCACGAGTGCGCTGGCCCCCGATGATGCCGGGAGGTTCCGGGGCGCGATCACGCTGCGCGATACAGGGCGCTGGTTCGTGTACGCCGTCTTCCGGGATCCAGGGAACCGCACGGTCGAGTCCTGGGTCCCCGTAGGCCTGTCCGCGGGCGGGAGCGTACGCGGGACGCGAGCCCTCTACGTCCCCGCGGCGCCGGAACAGCGGGAGGCGGGCCGGACCGCCGCGGCTGTCGCGCTGTACGGCCTGTCGGGGGCGCTGCTCCTGCTCACGGCCCGGTCGGGGCGTCGACGGCCCCAGCCGGCCGTGGGAGAGTGACGGAGATCGCCGCTGCTCTTCTAAGAAGTTTCGTAGACTACGATCGGTTCCGCCGTCGGCCGGTCCCTCTGAGCAGGCTCCCCCGCAGTGGCGTGCTCACCCGGCCGGCGGCTTCCCTCTTCGAAGGAGTACGTCCATGGGCAGCTGGCCTCTGCGGAGATGGGCCGTCGCCGTGGCGGTGGCCCTGCTCGCGGCGATCGTGATCGGTGTGCCCACGGGCGTCGTCCCGTCACCGTTCTACACCCGGATGACGCCGGTCCTCTGGTGGAACTACCCCGTGTGGATCGCCAGCTCGGTTCTCGAGGGACTACTGGTGGCGACGTACGTCCGTGTGGGTCCCCGCCCTGCCGTCGAGCCCGCCCCGCAGGAGCGGCCGGTGACCGCGCGCGCCCTGGGCGCCGGCCTCCTCTCGGCCTTCGCCGTCGGCTGCCCCATCTGCAACAAGCTCGTCGTGCTCGCCATAGGCGTGAGCGGCGCCCTGTCCTTCTGGGCCCCGCTCCAGCCCGTCCTGGCGCTCGCTTCCGTGGGCCTGCTCCTGTACGCGCTGGTCCGCCGGCTCCGTACCGCCGAGAAGTGCCCCGTACCCGCGTGACGCTCGACGTACAGCGCATCGGGCGGCCGGGGCGGCCCCCGCTGAAGCAGGCGTGGGGCCTGGCCGGCCTCGGGGGGATCGCGCTCTACGTCTCGTTCCCGCCGATCGGCCTGTGGTTTCTCGCACCGGTGGGACCGGCGCTCCTGCTGATCGCGGTCCGGGGGCGGTCCGCCCGGTCCGCCTTCACCGTGGGAGCCGTCTTCGGCGCCTTCTTCTTCGGCCCCCTGATCGCCTGGCTCGCCAACCTCGCCGTGGTCGCGTGGCTCGCCCTGACCGCGGCACAGTCTCTGATCGTGGCCCTGGCGACCATGCTGCTGCCGCGTCTGCTGCGGCTGCCCGGCTGGCCGTTGCTCGCCGCTTCCTGGTGGGTGGCGGTGGAGGCCGTGCGCGGACGGGCTCCGCTCGGCGGCTTCCCCTGGGGGCGGCTCGCCTTCGGCCAGGCCGACGCGCCGTGGGTCGACTGGGCGGCCGTCGGCGGCGCTCCCGCGCTCACCTTCGTCACAGCGCTCATCGGCTCGCTGCTGATGTACGGCATCACGGCGCGCCGGGCCGCGCGCGTGCGCGCCTGGGCGATCACCGCCTGCGGCACGGTCGCTCTCGCCTTGTCCTCGTCCCTGATCCCCGACGCGGCGGCGAGCGGCAGGAGCGCTGTGGTCGCGGTCGTGCAGGGCAACGTGGAACGCGCGCGGACTCTGGAGGAGCAGGCGCGTGTACGCGGTGTCGCCGAGAACCATGCCCGTGAGACCAGGAAGCTGGCCGACGATGTCCGGGCGGGCAGGGTTCCGCGCCCGGACGTGGTCCTGTGGCCGGAGAACGCGCTGGACAGCGACCCCGAGGCCGACCCCGAGCTGGGCGGGCTCGTCGCGGACTCGGTCCGCGAGCTGGAGGCGCCGCTGCTGATCGGCGCGATCCTCGATGGGCCAGGGGACCGCTCGTACAACGCCGGGCAGCTCTGGCTTCCCGGGCAGGGACCTGTGGCCGCGTACGCGAAGCGGCAGCTGGTCCCGTTCGGCGAGTACATCCCGGCCCGGTCTGTCCTCGGCGGGCTCGGCGCTCTGCAGCTCATCCCCCGGGACTTCGCCCCCGGCTCGTCCCAGGCCCCGCTGCCCGCCGGCCCCGTCTGGCTCGGTGACGTGATCTGTTACGAGATCGCGTACGACGGCCGGGTGCGGGACACCGTGCGGGCCGGCGCGAACCTCCTCGTCGTCCAGACCAACAACGCGACGTATGAGCGGGGCTTCCAGGGCGGACAGTCGGAGCAGCAGCTGGCGATGGCCCGCATCCGGGCCATCGAACACGGCCGTGCCGTCGCCCTCGCCTCGACGAGCGGGGTCAGCGCCATCGTGAGGCCGGACGGGACGGTCTCGGACCGGCTCGGAACGTGGCGCGGGGGCTACCTGGTGGAGCGGGTCCCGCTCCTGGGCGAGCGGACCATCGCAGCAAGCCTGGGCGGGTGGCCGGAGGCTCTGCTCGGCGCCCCGGCTCTGCTCGGCCTGATTCGGCGGCGCAAGCGGGCCCACACGCTGTCGGCCACGTCGGCCTGCCTGCCGAATGACGAGCAGGCTTTTACTAATCTCCTTAGATGAAGGCTTTAGGGTGAAATCATGGAGTTTGCTTACCTGCCCAGCCCGTCGACCGGGGTCCTCTACCTTGGGGCCCTTCCGCTGCGGGCGTACGCCTTCTGCATCATCGTCGGCGTCTTCGTCGCGGTCTGGCTCGGCAACCGGCGCTGGGTGGCGCGGGGCGGAGAGAAGGGCGTCATCGCGGACGTCGCCATCTGGGCTGTGCCCTTCGGCATCGTCGGCGGGCGGCTTTACCACGTGATCACC
This DNA window, taken from Streptomyces sp. SCSIO 30461, encodes the following:
- a CDS encoding Ig-like domain-containing protein, which codes for MKNTRSRNQRRAVPMLALTSAAALLIAGCSSAGATGSGAGEAGKTAQEAAQSGGPSSIAIDSGTSGKITIKADGGVLTSVSVSAPGPGKVEGALSDDKSVWASTTPLTPGTTYTISVQGTGGDGAPLTKSSSYTTPAATRTFVGTYNVDKGSTVGVALPVSITFNKPIHDKAAVERKLKVTSAPAVEGAWSWMQDRDGKDRIDYRPKEYWKPGTDVTLRMDLAGVDAGGGVYGTQQRVVNFRVGDAVTSTVDVVKKTMTVSRNGKALRTLKVSTGKETFETWNGTMVVLGKVPSIRMNSSTVGIFGPEAYDLEDVKWDVQLTPSGTYAHAAPWNEGKFGRVNASHGCIGMSTEDAKWFFDQVRFGDPVTVVNSTDTVAVNNGYGAWNVDWETWKKGSALS
- the lnt gene encoding apolipoprotein N-acyltransferase codes for the protein MPRTRVTLDVQRIGRPGRPPLKQAWGLAGLGGIALYVSFPPIGLWFLAPVGPALLLIAVRGRSARSAFTVGAVFGAFFFGPLIAWLANLAVVAWLALTAAQSLIVALATMLLPRLLRLPGWPLLAASWWVAVEAVRGRAPLGGFPWGRLAFGQADAPWVDWAAVGGAPALTFVTALIGSLLMYGITARRAARVRAWAITACGTVALALSSSLIPDAAASGRSAVVAVVQGNVERARTLEEQARVRGVAENHARETRKLADDVRAGRVPRPDVVLWPENALDSDPEADPELGGLVADSVRELEAPLLIGAILDGPGDRSYNAGQLWLPGQGPVAAYAKRQLVPFGEYIPARSVLGGLGALQLIPRDFAPGSSQAPLPAGPVWLGDVICYEIAYDGRVRDTVRAGANLLVVQTNNATYERGFQGGQSEQQLAMARIRAIEHGRAVALASTSGVSAIVRPDGTVSDRLGTWRGGYLVERVPLLGERTIAASLGGWPEALLGAPALLGLIRRRKRAHTLSATSACLPNDEQAFTNLLR